In Scleropages formosus chromosome 10, fSclFor1.1, whole genome shotgun sequence, a single genomic region encodes these proteins:
- the LOC108922369 gene encoding platelet-activating factor acetylhydrolase IB subunit alpha: MVLSQRQRDELNRAIADYLRSNGYEEAYSVFKKEAELDMNEELDKKYAGLLEKKWTSVIRLQKKVMELESKLNEAKEEITSGGPVGQKRDPKEWIPRPPEKYALSGHRSPVTRVIFHPVFSLMVSASEDATIKVWDYETGDFERTLKGHTDSVQDISFDQTGKLLASCSADMTIKLWDFQGFECIRTMHGHDHNVSSVAIMPNGDHIVSASRDKTIKMWEVATGYCVKTFTGHREWVRMVRPNQDGTLIASCSNDQTVRVWVAATKECKAELREHEHVVECISWAPESAYSTILEATGSETKKSGKPGPFLLSGSRDKTIKMWDVSTGMCLMTLVGHDNWVRGMMVHPGGKFIVSCADDKTLRIWDYKNKRCMKTLSAHEHFVTSLDFHKTAPYVVTGSVDQTVKVWECR, translated from the exons ATGGTGCTGTCACAAAGACAACGAGATGAACT aaatcGAGCGATAGCTGATTACCTTCGTTCCAATGGTTACGAAGAGGCATATTCAGTTTTCAAGAAGGAAGCAGAATTAGATATG AATGAGGAGCTGGATAAGAAGTATGCTGGCCTTTTGGAAAAGAAATGGACTTCAGTCATCAGATTACAGAAGAAG GTGATGGAACTGGAGTCAAAGCTGAATGAGGCTAAAGAGGAAATCACTTCAGGAGGACCCGTTGGTCAGAAACGAGACCCCAAAGAATGGATTCCACGACCCCCTGAAAAGTATGCCTTGAGTGGTCATAGGAGCCCTGTCACTCGTGTCATATTTCACCCTGTCTTCAGTCTTATGGTCTCTGCCTCTGAGGACGCAACAATAAAG GTGTGGGACTATGAGACGGGGGACTTTGAACGCACGTTGAAGGGCCACACAGACTCTGTTCAGGACATCTCCTTTGACCAGACTGGGAAGCTGCTGGCCTCCTGTTCTGCTGACATGACCATCAAGCTGTGGGACTTCCAAGGCTTTGAGTGCATCAGAACCATGCATG GACATGACCACAATGTTTCTTCTGTAGCCATCATGCCTAATGGAGACCATATAGTATCTGCTTCAAGGGATAAGACCATTAAAATGTGGGAGGTTGCAACTGG GTACTGCGTGAAGACCTTCACTGGCCACCGGGAGTGGGTGCGCATGGTTCGTCCAAACCAGGATGGAACACTGATCGCTAGTTGCTCTAATGATCAGACAGTGCGTGTATGGGTGGCAGCCACCAAGGAGTGCAAGGCAGAGCTGCGGGAACATGAGCACGTGGTGGAGTGCATCTCTTGGGCACCAGAGAGTGCTTATTCCACTATCCTGGAGGCCACAGGTTCAGAG ACTAAGAAGAGTGGCAAGCCTGGCCCCTTCCTGTTGTCGGGATCCCGGGATAAAACCATCAAGATGTGGGATGTCAGCACTGGCATGTGCCTTATGACactg GTTGGCCATGATAACTGGGTGCGAGGTATGATGGTACATCCTGGAGGGAAGTTCATAGTGAGCTGTGCAGATGACAAGACCCTGCGGATCTGGGACTACAAGAACAAGCGCTGCATGAAGACATTGAGTGCTCATGAACATTTTGTTACCTCTCTGG aTTTCCACAAGACTGCTCCTTATGTTGTCACTGGGAGCGTAGATCAAACAGTAAAAGTCTGGGAGTGCCGCTGA